Within the Micromonospora citrea genome, the region GACGTGCAGATCGGCGACCTGTTGGGGCGCCGGCAGGTGGTGGCGGACATGCAGGTGCGGACCAACGGCCTCACGGGTCGGCGGATCCTCGTCACCGGCGCCGGCGGCTCCATCGGCTCGGAGCTGTGCCGGCAGCTGATGAAGGCCGACCCGGGCGAGCTGATGATGCTCGACCGCGACGAGTCGGCCCTGCACGGCCTGCAGATGTCGCTGACCGGGCGGGCCATGCTGGACGGTCCCGAGCTGATCCTCGCCGACCTCCGCGACGACGAGGAGATCCGGCGGATCATTCGCAGGCGCCGGCCGGAGATCATCTTCCACGCCGCCGCGCTGAAGCACCTCACGCTGCTGGAGCGGCACCCCGGCGAGGCGGTGAAGACGAACGTCTGGGGCACCCTCTCCGTGCTCGACGCCTGCCAGGACGTGGCGCGGTTCGTCAACATCTCCACCGACAAGGCGGCCGACCCGATAAGCGTCCTCGGCTACTCGAAGCGGATCACCGAACGGCTGACCGCGCACGCCGCCTCCCGCTTCCCCGGCACGTTCCTCAGCGTCCGCTTCGGCAACGTGCTGAGCAGCCGCGGTTCGGTGGTGACCGCGTTCCAGCGGCAGATCGAGCTGGGCCGCCCGCTCACGGTCACCCACCCCGAGGTGACCCGCTACCTGATGACGCTGCAGGAGGCGGTGCACCTGGTGCTCCAGGCCGCCGAGATCGGCCGGGACGGGGAGGCGCTGGTGCTGGACATGGGCGAGCCGGTCCGCATCGCCGACCTGGCGCGGCAGCTGGCCGAACAGGCGGAGAGCAGCGTGCCGATCGTCTACACGGGCCTGCGGCCCGGCGAGAAGCTGCACGAGAACCTGTTCGGCACCGGGGAGGTCGACACCCGGCCGCTGCACCCGCTGGTCTCGCACGTGACGGTGCCCGCCCTCGACCCGATGGAGGTCAGCGGCCTCAACCCGTACGACGACGCAGAGAAGGTCGCCGCGCAGCTGGCCCTGCTCTGCGGCCACCCGGCCGGACCGGTCCACACCTCCTCGGTGCAGGTGCCGCTGTCCCGCTGAGGAATCTGACGCGGACGCCGCCGGCCCGCCGGGCCGGCGGCGTCCGCGCGTGTGCTGGTGGAACCCACGGGCCCGAGGCGCGGATCCTGTCTCGCACCGCGACGCCGGGCTGCGGCGCAGGGCGGCGCAGGTGAGACGACAGGGCCGGCGACCGGAGTTCCGGTCGCCGGCCCTGTCGTCCGTGTCAGCGGCGGATGCCCGCCCAGTCGTGGTGCCGCCGGACGGTGGAGAGGATGAAGTCGACCACCCGGCGGGAGGTGTCCGGCACCCGGTAGTCGACCGGGCACGGCACCCCCTGGGCGGCGACCTGTCCGACGGTGACCTCGACCGCCTCGACCACGCCCTGCGGGTCGAGCCCGGTCATGATGATCCCGCCGGCGTCCAACGCCTCGGGGCGCTCGATCGACTCGCGCAGCGTCACGGCGGGGAAGCCGAGGATCGCGGCCTCCTCGCTGATCGTGCCGCTGTCGGAGAGTGTGCAGTAGGCCCTGGTCTGCAGGTGTACGTAGTCGAAGAGGCCGAACGGCTCGTGGAACGCGATCCCGTCGAGGGCGGCGGCGTCCGGCGCCAACGCCTCCAACCGCTTGCGGGTGCGCGGGTGCGTCGAGACCAGCACCGGATGTCCCCACCGGTCACGGACCGCCCGGAGGCAGTCGAGCAGGCGTTCCAGGCGGGCCGGCTGGTCCACGTTCTCCTCGCGGTGCGCGCTGACCACGAAGTACCGGCCGGGTGCCAGGTCGAGCTGGCGCAGGATCGCCGACGCGGCGATGTCCGACCGGTAGTGTTCCAGGACCTCCCACATCGGGGAGCCGGTGTGCAGGATCCGGCGGGGGTGCAGGCCCTCGGCCAGCAGGTTGCGCCGGGCGTGCTCCGTGTAGACCAGGTTGAAGTCGGCGACGTGGTCGACCAACCGCCGGTTCGTCTCCTCCGGGACGTTCAGGTCGAAGCATCGGTTGCCGGCCTCCATGTGATAGACCGGCACCCGCATCCGCCGGGCCATCAGCGCGGCGATGCAGCTGTTGGTGTCGCCGAGCACGAGCAGCGCGTCCGGCCGCGTCTCGGCGATCGCCGTCTCCATGCCGACCAGCACGCCGCCCAGCACCCGGCCGAGCGACGAGGTGTCCACGCGCAGGAAGCGGTCCGGCTCGCGCAGCCGCAACTCCTTGAAGAAGACGTCGGAGAGGGTGCTGTCCCAGTTCTGGCCGGTGTGCACCAGCAGGTGGTCCACGGTGTCGTCGAGCCGGGCGATCACCCGGGACAACCGGATGATCTCCGGTCGGGTGCCGACCACCGTCATGATCCGGGTCATGCCCGTCCTCTCTCTGCTGCCAGCTTGCTCATGATGTCCTCGAACTGGTCCACGCCCACCCGCAGCGACATGCGCTCCTGGTAGACGCGCCGGGCCCGCAGGCCCAACTCGGCCCGCGTCGCCGGGGACTCGGCCGCCGCGACGGAGAACCGCGCGGCGAGCGCCCGCCAGTCCCCGGGCGGAGCGACGAGCCCGACGCCGGCCGAGCGGACCAGCGCCGCCGCGTCGCCCCCCACGGAGGCGATCACCGGGGCGCCGCAGGCCAGCGCGGCCTGCAGCTTCGACGGGATGCTGCCGCGCAGCGCCGGAAGATCGCGCAGGCAGACGAGCTGCCAGTCCGCGGCGGCGTACAACTCGGCCATCTGCTCCGCAGGGCGGCGGCCCACGAAGCGGACGTTGTCGGCGCCCAGGTCGGCGGCGAGCCGCCGGGCGGCGTCCTCGCCCGCGCCGGAGCCGACCAGCACCAGGTCGACCCGCTCGCGGGCGGCGGCCGCCGCCCTGATCGCGGTCTCGATGCCCTGCAACAGGCCGATGTTGCCGGCGAACATCACCGTGCAGCGTCCACGGTGGCCCAGCGCCGCGCGGGCCGCGTCGGTGGCCGGCACCGGCCGGAACAGCGCGTCGTCGGTCCAGTTCCACACCACCCGCACCCGGCCCGGGTCCGCGCCGCGGGCCACCACCAGGTCGGCCATCGCCGGCGAGATCACCACGACGGCACTGGCCAGGCGGTACGTCGTACGCATCAGGGCGCCGATCCCCCGCTGCAACGCACGGCCGGCCCGGCCGGTCGGCGCCATGCCGGACCCCAGCACGGACTCCGGCCACAGGTCCTGCACGTGGAGCACGACCGGCGTACGCCGGGCCAGGCGGGCGATCGCCGCCGCGGCGAACGAGGTGGGTGGCGGATGGTAGACGTAGGTGACGTCGACGCCGGCCAACCAACGGAAGCCGCCCAGCGCGCTGCTGGCCCCGAAGGAGAGGTGGCTCAGCGCGCGCCGGGCGGCGGACGTGTCGTGGCTGGGATAGGCGGGCACGCGCCGGACGGCGACCGGGCCGTCGGCCTCGACGTGCCGCCAGCGTTGCCGCCAGCCCGGGAAGACGCGGCCGTGCGGATAGCTCGGGAAGGTGGTGAGCACCCGCACCTCGTGGCCCCGCTCCGCCAGCTGGCGCGCCAGGTTGCCGGGGATGAACACCCCTTCCGGCGGATACCACTGGCTGACCAGGCCGATTTTCACGGGCCGCCCACCGCCTGCCCCGCCCCGGGCGGTTCCACCGGCTCGGGCCAGGTGTCCGGCCGGCCCGGGTCGAACACCTCGTTCGTCCAGAACATGGTGACCAGCTCGTCGGGACCGGTGTTGACCAGGTTGTGCACCCACATGGTGGGCATGTCCACCAGCACCGGCTCGTCGCCGGAGACGGGGAAACGCACGACCTCGTTGTCGCCGACCCTGCGCAGGCTGATCTCGGCCGAGCCGTGCAGCACGACGAACCGCTCCATCTTGGCCAGGTGGAAGTGCTCCCCCCGGGTGACACCGGGACGGGTCGTGGAGCAGAACGTCTGCCCGCCTCCCCCGTGCGCCTTGACCGTCTCGACCAGCTCGCCCCGGGCGTCGGCCCGGCGCGGCAGCGGCAACGGGTAGTGCGCGGGGAAGCAGTGCGACCGGTACGTGTTGAACAGCCGCACGTCGTGCCGGTCCAGCAGGGCCGGGATCTCCCCCGACCGGTAGGTGGCGGCGACGGCGGCGAGCCGGTCGGCGAGGTCCCGCACGCCGATCCGCAGCGCCGGCATCGCCGGGTCCCACGACTGCCCGGCCGGAACGCCGACGAGCCGGGCCGCCGCGTCGGTGACGTGCACCAGACTCAGCTCACGGTCCCCGTGCACCTCCGGCTGACCGCCCTCGGCGAGCAGCCGGCAGAAGGTCGCGACCGCGGAGTTGTAGAACGGCCGGCCGTGTTCGCCGTACAGGTTCGGCAGCAGGACGTCGTCGACGGGCAGGCCGGTGTCGGCCAGGATGCCGGCGGCGGCGGCCTTCGCGTCGCCGTAGGGCGTGCCGTTGCCGGCCTGCACCGAGTTGGCGAAGACCACCGAGCCGGGTGGGGTGGCGCAGTGTTTGAGACCCTGCGCGAGCTGGGCCGCGAGCTGCACGTTGCCGGCGGACACGTCCGCCGGCTCGCCCCGGTTGACCCCGGCCAGGTGCAGCACCCGGTCGGCCCCGTCGACCTTCGCGGCGACCCGCTCCGGGTCGGCCAGGTCGGCGCGGGTGACGACGACCGGCTCCGGCCAGCCGAGCACGCGCAGCAGCACCCGCACGTGCCAGCCGAGGAAGCCGCCGGCCCCGGTGACCGCGAGCCTCAGCACGCCAGCACCGGATCCCGCAGGGCCAGCTCCGCGCGGACCTCCGGCAACGTCTTGAGCAGCTCGACGATCTCCGGTACGCGCATCCGCGGCGCGTTGGCCGAGTTGAAGTCCTCGGTCGGACCCTGGCCCAGCTCGCCCTCGTCCACGTAGAGCGCGTAGTTCAGGTCGCGCGCGTCCAGCGGCACCCGGAGGAAGTCGCCGAAGTCGTCGGCCTGGGCGAGCTCCTCCCGGCTGGCGAGCGTCTCGGCCTGCTTCTCGCCGTGCCGTACGCCGATCACGTCGAGCTTGGCCGGCACGTCGAAGAGTTCGCAGACCGCCTCGGCCAGGTCGCCGATCGTGCAGGCGGCGGCCTTGCGGATGAAGATGTCGCCGGGGCGGGCGTGCTGGAAGGCGTGCTCGACCAGTTCGACCGAGTCGGCCAGCGACATCAGGAACCGGGTCATCCCCGGGTCGGTCACCGTGGGCGCCCGGCCCGCCTTGATCTGCTCGATGAACAGCGGGATCACCGAGCCGCGCGAGTACATGACGTTGCCGTACCGGACGCAGGAGACCGTGGTGGCGCTGTTCGGGTTGTTCCGGGCGTGCGCCTGGGCCACCTTCTCCATCAGGGCCTTGCTCATGCCCATCGCGTTCACCGGGTGGACGGCCTTGTCGGTGCTCAGCACGACCACGGAGCCGACGCCGTTGCGCTCCGCCGCCTCGACGACGTTGGCGCTGCCCAGGACGTTGGTCCGCACCGCCTCCAGCGGGAAGAACTCGCACGACGGCACCTGCTTCAGCGCCGCCGCGTGGAAGATGTAGTCGATGCCCCGGCTGGCCCGCAGCACCGAGTCGTAGTCGCGCACGTCCCCGACGTGGTAACGGACCCGGTCGTCGCCGAGCTGCCGGCGCATGTCGTCCTGCTTGGCCTCGTCGCGGCTGAGCACCCGGACCTCGCCGACGCCCCGGTCGAGGAGGCGGCGGACCATCGTCTTGCCGAAGGAACCCGTGCCGCCGGTGATGAGTACCCGCTGGCCGTTGGAATTTGTGGTCACTCCCGCTCCCATGTCGCTTCGCCGTGCCCCGCCCCCCGTACACCCGGCGGGTTCGTTGAGAGGAACGACCACTCCCGTACCGGAGAAACGCATTTCATCCGACAATCGCTACGAATGCCCGCTTAAGCGAGAAAGAGATGGGAGACTGGCGACCGCAGCGGATATGCCGCCTGGTCACCGAATCCGAAGGGCTACAGCGTGGGAGACGTACCTCCAGGCCTCCTGTCCGGATCCGCCCGCTCGCTCGGCACGCACCGGCGACGGGCCCCTCGGCGCTACGCCACGCTGGTCAGCGTGGCGATCCTCAGCGGCGTCGCCTTTCTGGCCTGCTGGTCGGTGGATCAGACCTATTTGGCCCCCGCTCTGCTGGTCGCCGTCACCCTCAGTGGTCGCTTTCCCCGGCCGGGGTTGGTCGACGTGCTCGCCCTGCTGCTCGGCGTGTGGGTGGTCGCCAGCCTCGGGTGGACGGTCGACACCTCGGCGACCCGCAGCGCCGTCTACCTGTACGGCACCTGCGTACTGCTGCTGGTCGCGGTGCGGCACATCGTGACCACCACCCGCGACCTGCTCGCGGTTGGTGGCGCGTTCCTCGCCGGGTGTCTCGTCCGGACGTTCCAACTGATCCGTGAGCCCTCCGTCAGCGGCGACCTCGGACGGGCGGGAGCCTTCGACCTCAGCGTCCGGTACGGCATCGAGGGATTCAACATCAACCTGACTGCCTACACGATGGTCGCCGGGATTCTGCTGGCGGTGCTGCTGGGCGCCGTCGGTGGGCTGCCCCGCGCGGCACGCCTCGTGCTCTACGCGATCGTGGCGATGCTGGGCTACGCGGTGCTGCTCAGCGGGACGCGGGGCGCCCTGGCCGCGCTGCTGCTCGGAGCCGTCTATCTGCTGTGCAGCCGGGCAACTCCCCGGGCGTGCTGGCGGGTGGCGGTGGTCGTCGTCCCGGCAGCCCTGCTCCTGATACCGCTCGGCATGGGCGAGGCGGCGCTGCTGCGCCTCGACGGCCTCGTCGTCGACCGGGCGACCGGTGACCTCGCCGGCCGGATGCTGGTCTGGCCCGAGGCCGCCGCCATCTGGGGGCAGTCCCCGCTCGCCGGAATCGGGGCGGGCGCGTTCACGGCTGTCAGTTCCTGGGGAATCGGCGCCCACAGTCTGGCCCTCACCCTCGGCGCCGATCTCGGGCTCGTGGGCGTGCTGTGCTACGCAGCCGTCCTGGCCGCCGCCGTGCGGCCCGTCGGGCGCGCCTCCCAGCTCGGCGCGCGGCTGGCCGGGTTGTTCCTGGTGATGTTCCTGCCGATCTGGCTCACTGGACACTGGGAGGCCGCCCTGGCCGCCTGGCTACCGCTGGCGTTGCTCTCGCTCGTGCCCGCCCTCGCGGCCGACCGTCCACAGAGCACCGGCGGCCGGCACCACCGCAGGGTCCACCGGTCAGGACCCGACGGGGTGCTTCCCCGGCGCGGCGGCCGGCGGTCGGCGGTCGTGCCGGGGGGAACCGGCGACCCGACGCCACAGGTCGGTGTGCTGGCGCAGCACGCTCTGTAGCCCGTAGAGCCGGTGCACCCGGGCCCGGGCCCGGCCGGCCAGCTCAGCACGGCGCACCGGGTCGGTCATCAGCTCCCGCAGCGCCGCGGCGAGGCCGACGGGGTCCGAGGGCGCGACGACCACCCCGCTGTCGTCGCCGAGGATCTCGGCGGTCGCCCCCACGTCGGTGGCGACGACCGGGCAACCGAGCGCCATCGCCTCGACCACGACGTTGGGGAACCCCTCGGTGTGGCTGGGCAGGACGAACAGGTCGCAGCGACCCATCATGGCAAGGACCTCCGCATGCGGCAGCTCCCCCAGGAAGGACACCGACGCAGGCGGCTGGTGCTGCTCGGTGACCGATCGCAGGTAGGCCGGGTCGGCGGGGCCGACGAAGAGCAGCCGCCAGCCCGGCTGCGCGGCCGTCCGCCACGCGGTCAGCAGGTCCTCGACCCCCTTGGCGTGCAGGAACCAGCCAACGAACAGCACCGTGCGTTCCGCCGGCGCGGGGTCCCGGTGTGGCGCCGGGAGCCGGTCGAGGTCCACCCCGTTCGGCATCCGCCGCACCCACACCGTGGGGAGCTGGTTGCGGACAGTGGCCTCGGACGCCTCGTCGAGGACCAGAACGGCCGTCGCCAGCCGCATCGCCCGGGCCATCAACCGCCATTCCCGACTGCCGCGCCCGGCGATGTCGGGGATCCGCCCGAAGTGCAGGTGGTAGATGACCGGGCGCCGGTACACCCGGGTGATGAGCAGCAACGCCAGGTCCCGGAAGACGCCGGGGCCACCGGACGAGTGCAGGTGCACGACGTCGGTGCGGCCCGCGGCCAGGACGCGGCGCAGCGCCACGGCGCCGGCCGTGAGCTGGCGTACGCCCGCGGTCAGGCGCCGACCCCGCCCGAGTTCGTGCACGCCGCGCCACTGCTGGGCGATGTCGACCACCTCGATGTGGACCTCCGGATCGTCGCGGAACCGGTTGACCAGCATCGCCACCCCGCGGGCGATTCCTCCCATCGGTGGCGGCAACGGCCCCACCACACACACCCGCATCCGCTCCGGCATCTCAGTGTCCACGGTGTCCGGCACCCGTTACCTCCTGCACAGAATCGAGCAGCCGCGCCAGCGGCTGTGCGTACGCCCGGATGTCGAAGGAGTCCAGCGCCTGCTCCCGGGCGGCCTTGCGCATGAGCAGCCGTTCCTCGGTGGTCAGCCGCACCGCCCGGTGCAGCGCCGTTGTCAGCGCGGCCCCGGAGTGGTCGGCGCAGACCAGGGCGTTGACGCCGTCTTCCAGGTAGCGGCCCAGGTCGCTGGTCAGGTTGCAGATCACCGGGGTGCCGTTCGCCATCGACTCGCAGACCTTCGTCGGGAATCCGGCGTTGGCGTACCGTG harbors:
- a CDS encoding polysaccharide biosynthesis protein; its protein translation is MPPETETSRLSEQGSRRARARRRTIGFLATDSTAWIGGFVAAVCFRYEFGLTAGQLARAAACGFLAAVVHVAVAAVRRIYSGRHPLGSLQEVQGVAGTAATTAMILLIGLLPADERPVPASTPLVGGALALLFMLTARFTYRHRRDLAMRPDVRSSNPVLLFGLGDAGQGLLRAMLSDPRGRYRPVGALDDDPDKRDLRIGGVRVLGGRRDVAEAVRRTGATTVIFSVANADAALIRHIREATLQTGAAFKVLPPVGDLVDHRITVTDIRDVQIGDLLGRRQVVADMQVRTNGLTGRRILVTGAGGSIGSELCRQLMKADPGELMMLDRDESALHGLQMSLTGRAMLDGPELILADLRDDEEIRRIIRRRRPEIIFHAAALKHLTLLERHPGEAVKTNVWGTLSVLDACQDVARFVNISTDKAADPISVLGYSKRITERLTAHAASRFPGTFLSVRFGNVLSSRGSVVTAFQRQIELGRPLTVTHPEVTRYLMTLQEAVHLVLQAAEIGRDGEALVLDMGEPVRIADLARQLAEQAESSVPIVYTGLRPGEKLHENLFGTGEVDTRPLHPLVSHVTVPALDPMEVSGLNPYDDAEKVAAQLALLCGHPAGPVHTSSVQVPLSR
- the wecB gene encoding non-hydrolyzing UDP-N-acetylglucosamine 2-epimerase gives rise to the protein MTRIMTVVGTRPEIIRLSRVIARLDDTVDHLLVHTGQNWDSTLSDVFFKELRLREPDRFLRVDTSSLGRVLGGVLVGMETAIAETRPDALLVLGDTNSCIAALMARRMRVPVYHMEAGNRCFDLNVPEETNRRLVDHVADFNLVYTEHARRNLLAEGLHPRRILHTGSPMWEVLEHYRSDIAASAILRQLDLAPGRYFVVSAHREENVDQPARLERLLDCLRAVRDRWGHPVLVSTHPRTRKRLEALAPDAAALDGIAFHEPFGLFDYVHLQTRAYCTLSDSGTISEEAAILGFPAVTLRESIERPEALDAGGIIMTGLDPQGVVEAVEVTVGQVAAQGVPCPVDYRVPDTSRRVVDFILSTVRRHHDWAGIRR
- a CDS encoding glycosyltransferase family 4 protein; translated protein: MKIGLVSQWYPPEGVFIPGNLARQLAERGHEVRVLTTFPSYPHGRVFPGWRQRWRHVEADGPVAVRRVPAYPSHDTSAARRALSHLSFGASSALGGFRWLAGVDVTYVYHPPPTSFAAAAIARLARRTPVVLHVQDLWPESVLGSGMAPTGRAGRALQRGIGALMRTTYRLASAVVVISPAMADLVVARGADPGRVRVVWNWTDDALFRPVPATDAARAALGHRGRCTVMFAGNIGLLQGIETAIRAAAAARERVDLVLVGSGAGEDAARRLAADLGADNVRFVGRRPAEQMAELYAAADWQLVCLRDLPALRGSIPSKLQAALACGAPVIASVGGDAAALVRSAGVGLVAPPGDWRALAARFSVAAAESPATRAELGLRARRVYQERMSLRVGVDQFEDIMSKLAAERGRA
- a CDS encoding NAD-dependent epimerase/dehydratase family protein, which codes for MLRLAVTGAGGFLGWHVRVLLRVLGWPEPVVVTRADLADPERVAAKVDGADRVLHLAGVNRGEPADVSAGNVQLAAQLAQGLKHCATPPGSVVFANSVQAGNGTPYGDAKAAAAGILADTGLPVDDVLLPNLYGEHGRPFYNSAVATFCRLLAEGGQPEVHGDRELSLVHVTDAAARLVGVPAGQSWDPAMPALRIGVRDLADRLAAVAATYRSGEIPALLDRHDVRLFNTYRSHCFPAHYPLPLPRRADARGELVETVKAHGGGGQTFCSTTRPGVTRGEHFHLAKMERFVVLHGSAEISLRRVGDNEVVRFPVSGDEPVLVDMPTMWVHNLVNTGPDELVTMFWTNEVFDPGRPDTWPEPVEPPGAGQAVGGP
- a CDS encoding SDR family NAD(P)-dependent oxidoreductase, producing the protein MTTNSNGQRVLITGGTGSFGKTMVRRLLDRGVGEVRVLSRDEAKQDDMRRQLGDDRVRYHVGDVRDYDSVLRASRGIDYIFHAAALKQVPSCEFFPLEAVRTNVLGSANVVEAAERNGVGSVVVLSTDKAVHPVNAMGMSKALMEKVAQAHARNNPNSATTVSCVRYGNVMYSRGSVIPLFIEQIKAGRAPTVTDPGMTRFLMSLADSVELVEHAFQHARPGDIFIRKAAACTIGDLAEAVCELFDVPAKLDVIGVRHGEKQAETLASREELAQADDFGDFLRVPLDARDLNYALYVDEGELGQGPTEDFNSANAPRMRVPEIVELLKTLPEVRAELALRDPVLAC
- a CDS encoding O-antigen ligase family protein yields the protein MAILSGVAFLACWSVDQTYLAPALLVAVTLSGRFPRPGLVDVLALLLGVWVVASLGWTVDTSATRSAVYLYGTCVLLLVAVRHIVTTTRDLLAVGGAFLAGCLVRTFQLIREPSVSGDLGRAGAFDLSVRYGIEGFNINLTAYTMVAGILLAVLLGAVGGLPRAARLVLYAIVAMLGYAVLLSGTRGALAALLLGAVYLLCSRATPRACWRVAVVVVPAALLLIPLGMGEAALLRLDGLVVDRATGDLAGRMLVWPEAAAIWGQSPLAGIGAGAFTAVSSWGIGAHSLALTLGADLGLVGVLCYAAVLAAAVRPVGRASQLGARLAGLFLVMFLPIWLTGHWEAALAAWLPLALLSLVPALAADRPQSTGGRHHRRVHRSGPDGVLPRRGGRRSAVVPGGTGDPTPQVGVLAQHAL
- a CDS encoding glycosyltransferase family 4 protein; this encodes MPDTVDTEMPERMRVCVVGPLPPPMGGIARGVAMLVNRFRDDPEVHIEVVDIAQQWRGVHELGRGRRLTAGVRQLTAGAVALRRVLAAGRTDVVHLHSSGGPGVFRDLALLLITRVYRRPVIYHLHFGRIPDIAGRGSREWRLMARAMRLATAVLVLDEASEATVRNQLPTVWVRRMPNGVDLDRLPAPHRDPAPAERTVLFVGWFLHAKGVEDLLTAWRTAAQPGWRLLFVGPADPAYLRSVTEQHQPPASVSFLGELPHAEVLAMMGRCDLFVLPSHTEGFPNVVVEAMALGCPVVATDVGATAEILGDDSGVVVAPSDPVGLAAALRELMTDPVRRAELAGRARARVHRLYGLQSVLRQHTDLWRRVAGSPRHDRRPPAAAPGKHPVGS